The following proteins are encoded in a genomic region of Ptychodera flava strain L36383 chromosome 23 unlocalized genomic scaffold, AS_Pfla_20210202 Scaffold_24__1_contigs__length_23054250_pilon, whole genome shotgun sequence:
- the LOC139124509 gene encoding galactosylceramide sulfotransferase-like — protein MDITSKKAFLCIIFISFFVMASYFAMFNDHSLSSSTKHKPSFRWFASDVLKNALRLHRQGGILCTKITQIVYIKTHKTASSTTNSVIQRFGYNRRLAFALPKKGHIFNEKQLFTRKLLQYKRPPSNQSNHFNIIASHLIYNRPELDKVVPDATYITIIRSPVQRFESAFGYYNYASKVGLQASENALEKFMKEPDKYANRMEGVSRGRLRNGMSFNLGFDHRFDDNDSAIDEMINKLDKELDLVLISDYFEESLVLLKNVLCWKLDDILYISKGIRSKNKRYTISKSVAERILKWNKADVKLYEHFNRTFWKKINSYGADFYKDLREYRTSLRKFQEECAERNKTKLINNHVDGLVMKTNASSQCKSAFIGTAAFHVILKREAKEFHDMKDANIAKKHR, from the exons ATGGATATTACAAGCAAGAAGGCTTTTCTATGCATCATATTCATATCATTTTTTGTGATGGCTTCATACTTTGCTATGTTCAACGATCACTCCCTTTCTTCAAGTACCAAACATAAGCCATCTTTTCGTTG GTTTGCCTCGGATGTTTTAAAAAATGCTCTCAGACTCCATAGGCAAGGAGGAATTTTGTGCACAAAAATCACTCAAATAGTATATATCAAGACTCACAAGACAGCCAGTTCTACAACCAATTCTGTCATACAGCGTTTCGGATACAATCGTAGATTGGCGTTTGCCTTGCCAAAGAAAGGGCATATATTTAATGAGAAGCAACTTTTCACCCGTAAACTTCTACAATATAAAAGACCACCAAGTAATCAGAGCAATCATTTTAACATTATAGCAAGCCATTTGATATACAACAGACCTGAACTTGATAAAGTTGTTCCTGATGCCACCTATATCACCATAATACGAAGTCCTGTACAGAGGTTTGAATCAGCGTTTGGCTACTATAACTATGCAAGCAAAGTTGGACTACAAGCAAGTGAAAACGCTCTCGAAAAATTCATGAAGGAGCCTGACAAATATGCCAACAGAATGGAAGGAGTATCGAGAGGTCGTCTGAGAAACGGCATGTCCTTTAATTTGGGATTTGATCATCGCTTTGATGACAATGATTCAGCGATTGATGAAATGATTAACAAATTGGACAAGGAGCTTGATTTAGTATTGATATCCGACTACTTCGAGGAATCACTTGTGTTGTTGAAAAACGTTCTATGCTGGAAATTAGATGATATATTGTACATCAGCAAAGGGATAAGGAGTAAAAACAAACGTTACACGATATCAAAATCGGTCGCTGAGAGAATTTTGAAGTGGAACAAGGCTGACGTTAAGTTGTACGAGCATTTCAATCGTACGTTCTGGAAGAAAATAAACAGTTACGGGGCAGATTTCTACAAGGATTTACGGGAGTATCGGACCAGTCTGCGAAAATTCCAGGAAGAATGTGCCGAAAGAAACAAAACGAAACTAATTAACAACCATGTCGATGGACTCGTAATGAAGACTAATGCCAGCTCTCAGTGCAAATCAGCCTTCATTGGTACCGCCGCTTTTCACGTCATACTTAAGCGAGAGGCTAAAGAATTTCACGATATGAAGGATGCAAACATAGCGAAAAAACACCGTTAG